In the genome of Colletotrichum lupini chromosome 8, complete sequence, one region contains:
- a CDS encoding SWIRM domain-containing protein: protein MEDQPNYGISNAASPGSNPILSQPPLQPAAPTPGDGAEDVQMTEGPVAEPSIKQDSATPAPGVTSDNALDAPDGPAPEATQDEEMGGARDETKDGQAAKGGDDAAAGNDAEGQDSKTKETLENAAREHLISQTHAIVLPSYSTWFDMNTINDIERKAMSEFFNSRNRSKTPAVYKDYRDFMINTYRLNPVEYLTVTACRRNLAGDVCAIMRVHSFLEQWGLINYQVDAEQRPSHVGPPFTGHFKIICDTPRGLQPWQPSADAVVSAGKPSADTEKKAAATPVAKSELNLEVSRNIYEASAKGTKLNKSEPKTNGETPVTNGVSGIEDATKTPIVKVNCHTCGIDCTRLYYHSSQADPNSKTKYDVCPSCFLEGHLPGNQTSAQFTRMENPTYTTVLDRDAPWSDAEILRLLEGIERMDDDWNEIADHVGTRTREECVLQFLSLDIEGKYADSDLAVNAPTGLAMLGQQGGHLPFSQADNPVMSVVGFLAGLADPASTAAAANKSAEELTRKLRKRLEGGNSEEQAVTNGKGKDKDGDSMEIDIRQDVTTTTTTTTTTLATIPMATMGARAAGLVSHEEREMTRLVSAAANLTLQKLELKLKYFNEMEAILQAERRELERGRQQLFLDRLAFKRRVREVQDGLKAAVETGGDQGLKQAQDAMSDGANLTFQAAPGAGAVQPLSSGGQIKSFEA, encoded by the exons ATGGAGGACCAACCCAACTACGGAATTTCCAACGCCGCCTCTCCTGGCAGCAATCCTATCCTTTCGCAACCACCTTTGCAACCTGCCGCGCCTACTCCGGGAGATGGAGCCGAAG ATGTCCAGATGACCGAAGGCCCGGTCGCTGAGCCTAGCATCAAGCAGGACAGCGCGACACCCGCACCAGGCGTCACATCCGATAATGCCCTCGACGCCCCCGATGGCCCCGCGCCCGAGGCTACGCAGGACGAGGAAATGGGCGGTGCCCGCGACGAAACAAAGGATGGCCAAGCAGCAAAGGGCGGCGATGATGCTGCAGCTGGAAACGATGCGGAGGGGCAAGACTCCAAGACCAAGGAGACACTCGAAAACGCGGCTCGAGAACATCTTATCTCGCAAACGCACGCTATCGTTCTGCCGAGCTACAGTACCTGGTTCGACATGAACACGATCAACGACATCGAGCGCAAGGCCATGTCCGAGTTCTTCAACAGTCGCAACCGCAGTAAAACACCAGCTGTCTATAAGGACTACCGTGATTTCATGATCAACACCTACAGGTTGAATCCCGTGGAATACCTTACTGTGACGGCCTGCAGACGAAACTTGGCTGGAGATGTTTGCGCTATCATGCGCGTCCACTCATTCCTCGAGCAGTGGGGTTTGATTAACTACCAG GTTGATGCAGAGCAACGGCCCTCGCATGTCGGCCCCCCCTTCACTGGTCACTTCAAGATCATTTGCGACACCCCACGCGGTCTACAGCCGTGGCAGCCGTCTGCCGACGCCGTCGTCTCTGCTGGCAAGCCCAGTGCCGATACAGAAAAGAAGGCTGCGGCAACACCGGTCGCTAAGAGCGAGCTTAACTTGGAAGTCAGCCGCAACATCTACGAAGCAAGCGCTAAGGGTACAAAACTCAACAAGAGCGAACCAAAGACCAATGGCGAAACGCCAGTGACGAACGGAGTTTCGGGTATCGAAGATGCCACCAAGACACCAATTGTCAAGGTCAACTGTCACACTTGCGGTATCGACTGCACCAGGCTATACTACCACAGCTCTCAGGCCGACCCGAATTCCAAGACCAAGTACGACGTTTGCCCAAGCTGCTTCCTCGAGGGTCATCTTCCAGGCAACCAGACAAGCGCTCAATTCACCCGCATGGAAAACCCTACATACACGACCGTCCTTGACAGAGACGCACCGTGGAGCGATGCCGAAATCCTTCGGTTGCTTGAGGGCATCGAGAGGATGGACGACGACTGGAATGAAATTGCGGATCACGTGGGTACGCGAACACGCGAAGAGTGCGTCTTGCAATTCTTGTCCTTGGACATTGAGGGCAAGTATGCGGACTCGGACCTTGCCGTGAATGCACCAACCGGCCTTGCAATGCTTGGACAGCAGGGCGGCCATTTGCCTTTCAGTCAGGCGGATAACCCGGTCATGTCCGTCGTCGGCTTCCTTGCCGGCCTCGCAGACCCTGCCAGTACGGCGGCTGCGGCGAACAAGTCTGCCGAAGAGCTCACGCGTAAGCTTCGCAAGCGACTTGAGGGTGGCAACTCAGAGGAGCAAGCTGTGACCAATGGCAAGGGCAAGGACAAGGACGGTGACTCAATGGAGATTGATATCCGCCAAGACGTCACTACGACaactactacgacgacgacgacgctgGCCACCATTCCTATGGCCACCATGGGCGCCCGGGCCGCTGGCCTGGTGTCCCACGAGGAACGTGAGATGACAAGACTAGTGTCCGCTGCGGCCAACCTCACTCTGCAGAAGTTGGAGTTGAAGTTGAAGTACTTCAACGAGATGGAGGCCATCTTGCAGGCAGAGAGAAGAGAGCTCGAAAGAGGACGGCAACAGTTGTTCTTGGATCGCCTCGCGTTCAAGCGTCGCGTCCGCGAGGTGCAGGATGGACTCAAGGCGGCAGTCGAGACGGGTGGTGATCAAGGTCTTAAGCAAGCCCAGGATGCGATGTCTGACGGAGCCAACCTCACCTTCCAGGCGGCGCCTGGAGCAGGCGCTGTGCAGCCACTGAGCAGTGGAGGGCAGATTAAGAGCTTCGAAGCTTGA
- a CDS encoding electron transfer flavoprotein domain-containingprotein → MLFLARRAAGSGAVAASRGLSGFRSVSRRSLLSTLAILEQREGQLNHGSLSAITAAKKLGGSIHGFVAGSNIKGVADEAAKVEGVEKVIAVDNAAYDKVGHYCRISTNCKVPELTFPYLQGLPENFAPLLVENIKKGGYTHIIAGHTAFGKNLMPRVAAMLDTQQISDITSIEGENTFVRPIYAGNAIATVESSDEIKVITIRGTAFPAAEVASGSATVEDGVDPKSDSATEWVSEDLAKSDRPDLATAGRVVSGGRGLKSKEEFDKVMLPLADSLGAAVGASRAAVDSGYADNSLQVGQTGKVVAPQLYLAVGISGAIQHLAGMKDSKVIAAINKDADAPIFQIADVGLVGDLFDKVPELTEKIKQ, encoded by the coding sequence ATGCTATTCCTTGCTCGAAGAGCCGCTGGCAGCGGGGCTGTCGCAGCGTCCAGGGGACTCTCGGGGTTCCGATCTGTATCGAGAAGAAGTCTGCTGTCGACCCTCGCCATTCTGGAGCAGAGAGAAGGTCAATTGAACCATGGCTCACTGAGCGCCATCACAGCAGCAAAGAAGCTGGGAGGATCCATCCACGGCTTTGTAGCGGGAAGCAACATCAAGGGTGTTGCCGATGAGGCGGCAAAGGTTGAAGGTGTTGAGAAGGTCATTGCAGTCGACAATGCCGCGTATGACAAGGTAGGCCATTATTGTAGAATATCGACAAATTGTAAGGTTCCGGAGCTGACATTTCCGTACTTGCAGGGTCTCCCCGAGAACTTCGCACCGCTGTTGGTCGAGAACATCAAGAAGGGCGGCTACACCCACATCATCGCTGGACACACTGCCTTTGGAAAGAACTTGATGCCCCGCGTTGCCGCCATGCTGGACACGCAGCAAATCTCCGACATTACTTCGATCGAGGGTGAGAACACCTTCGTCCGCCCAATCTACGCCGGCAATGCCATCGCGACAGTAGAGTCATCCGACGAGATCAAGGTTATAACCATCCGAGGCACGGCCTTCCCCGCGGCCGAAGTTGCTAGCGGCTCAGCTACGGTGGAGGATGGCGTTGATCCCAAGTCTGACTCTGCTACTGAGTGGGTGTCAGAGGATCTTGCCAAGTCAGACAGGCCGGACCTTGCTACCGCTGGGAGGGTTGTCTCTGGCGGCAGAGGCCTCAAGTCTAAGGAGGAGTTCGACAAGGTCATGCTGCCCCTGGCCGATTCTCTGGGTGCTGCTGTTGGCGCCTCCAGAGCCGCTGTTGATAGCGGGTACGCTGATAACAGCTTGCAAGTTGGACAGACTGGCAAGGTCGTTGCACCTCAGTTGTACCTGGCTGTTGGCATTTCAGGTGCCATCCAGCACTTGGCTGGTATGAAGGACAGCAAGGTCATTGCCGCCATAAATAAGGATGCTGATGCCCCTATTTTCCAAATCGCGGACGTTGGGCTCGTGGGAGATTTGTTCGACAAGGTGCCAGAACTGACCGAAAAGATCAAGCAATAA
- a CDS encoding DNA mismatch repair protein MutL, with protein sequence MATIKPIEGRTIHQIQSGQVIVDLCSVVKELVENSIDAGATSIDVRFKNQGLDSIEVQDNGEGVSPDNYESIALKHYTSKLATYSDLATLKTFGFRGEALSSLCALSQFSIVTCMAQDVPKGARLEFESSGKLKKAHVVAAQKGTNVIVGNLFHNLPVRRRELQRNVKREWNKVIALLNQYACIQTGVKFSVSQQPTKGKRIILFSTKGNPTTRENLVNIFGAKTMTVLVKLDLSLQFEPTARPGLKSTNQDEKTSTKVQVQGYVSRPAHGEGRQTPDRQMFFVNGRPCGLPQFAKVFNEVYRAYNASQSPFILADIQLDTHLYDVNVSPDKRTIMLHDQNRMLENMKEALSSLFESQDYSIPSAQQPIQITQSARAAPVLESDGSDDDDEPSNQAPAAPAKQTSSSDEDDVSSEDDDEQSHSRTKQLRKPRQRKPQKLTTAELQSQSLMSRWVGRAADSRALHRGMDIVSEEPVAEDSGEKAPATEYDPGTSESENEAAAEAAESISFKTPRQVLDFNARLSDAHKDHEADALGESVSQSSIDGTESRQAQIPAMIPIRTPRVDPLMASSTSRLPKRSALEVATVSIGESIITSSVEPASKRIRHEPTSSPTSKAAHLPLSSATAKSSFGSRLTQMFSASNAARQKGVSRASTDLPQNPSEDAGAETDDGRESDDSSEERAPADETMVSQDDEFESAFDRAEALSSPTHRPHANVSSRVKTPVPATTNDDILKDEAAAQTMLADARSNALKGGGRRKDATLQQRQNVKIDTNDLQSRIESWQAELRRTTQNLSRQSKTSGIEDLEAQDAEAALSLIISKSDFAKMTIVGQFNLGFIIAVRHAARDQNGDAVGDDELFIIDQHASDEKYNFERLQSTTVVQSQRLVHPKQLELTALEEEIVMENVAALDVNGFKVSVDSSGDQPVGARCKLLALPLSRETTFTLSDLEELISLLSDHHLTEVSSAPRPSKVRSMFAMRACRSSVMIGKALAQRQMEKLVRHMGELDKPWNCPHGRPTMRHLTGLGSWDDMGWKETEPRVDWAKYARA encoded by the exons ATGGCCACAATCAAGCCCATCGAGGGCCGCACA ATTCACCAGATTCAATCTGGTCAAGTCATTGTTGATCTGTGCTCTGTCGTCAAGGAGCTTGTGGAAAACAGCATTGACGCCGGTGCTACGAGCATAG ATGTACGCTTCAAGAACCAGGGACTGGATTCCATAGAGGTCCAGGATAACGGCGAGGGAGTCTCGCCGGACAACTACGAGTCAATTGCCTTAAAGCACTACACTTCGAAGCTTGCAACCTACTCCGATCTGGCTACTCTCAAGACCTTCGGTTTTCGCGGCGAAGCCTTGTCATCGTTATGTGCCTTGTCTCAATTCAGCATTGTCACCTGCATGGCACAGGATGTTCCCAAAGGCGCAAGACTCGAGTTCGAGTCATCGGGGAAGCTCAAGAAAGCTCATGTGGTCGCCGCCCAGAAGGGCACCAACGTCATCGTCGGGAACCTGTTTCACAACCTTCCTGTACGCCGCCGCGAGCTTCAACGCAACGTCAAAAGAGAATGGAATAAGGTCATCGCATTGCTGAACCAGTATGCTTGCATCCAGACTGGCGTCAAGTTTTCCGTTTCCCAGCAACCTACCAAGGGAAAACGTATAATCCTCTTTTCTACAAAAGGCAATCCCACCACGCGAGAGAATCTGGTCAACATCTTCGGCGCCAAGACGATGACGGTTCTGGTGAAACTCGATCTCTCCCTCCAGTTTGAGCCCACCGCTAGGCCGGGCTTGAAATCCACTAATCAAGACGAGAAAACTTCCACAAAGGTCCAAGTCCAGGGTTACGTGAGTCGTCCAGCCCACGGAGAGGGCCGTCAGACCCCTGATCGACAAATGTTCTTCGTCAATGGCAGACCATGCGGCCTTCCTCAGTTCGCCAAGGTCTTCAATGAGGTCTACAGGGCTTACAATGCCTCCCAGTCGCCCTTCATACTGGCTGATATTCAGCTTGATACGCACTTATATGATGTCAACGTCAGTCCGGATAAGCGCACGATCATGCTGCATGATCAGAATCGCATGTTGGAGAATATGAAGGAGGCCTTGTCGTCCCTTTTCGAATCCCAAGATTACTCCATTCCGTCCGCGCAGCAGCCAATACAGATAACACAGTCAGCCAGGGCGGCCCCCGTTCTCGAGAGCGACGGCTctgacgatgatgatgaacCTTCGAACCAAGCACCAGCCGCCCCGGCGAAGCAGACGAGTTCAAGTGACGAAGATGACGTTAGCTCCGAAGACGATGACGAACAATCTCATTCACGTACTAAGCAACTACGCAAACCTCGTCAGAGGAAACCCCAAAAGCTCACAACAGCAGAACTACAGTCCCAGAGCTTAATGAGCAGGTGGGTTGGACGAGCAGCCGACAGTCGTGCTTTGCATCGGGGAATGGATATAGTATCCGAAGAGCCTGTCGCTGAAGATAGTGGCGAGAAGGCTCCGGCTACTGAATACGACCCTGGAACGTCCGAATCAGAGAACGAGGCAGCGGCGGAGGCTGCCGAAAGCATTTCTTTCAAGACGCCGCGACAGGTTCTCGACTTCAACGCTCGGCTTTCAGACGCCCATAAAGACCACGAAGCTGATGCTTTGGGGGAGAGTGTCTCGCAGTCTTCTATCGATGGCACCGAAAGTAGACAAGCCCAGATTCCTGCTATGATACCTATTAGAACACCAAGAGTTGACCCTCTCATGGCTTCATCTACTTCACGGCTACCTAAGCGGTCAGCCCTAGAAGTTGCAACCGTGTCTATTGGAGAGAGTATCATCACCAGCTCCGTAGAGCCAGCTTCGAAGAGAATAAGACACGAGCCGACCTCATCGCCGACGTCAAAGGCTGCTCATTTACCATTGAGCTCAGCCACGGCAAAATCCTCCTTTGGCTCAAGGCTGACCCAGATGTTCTCTGCGAGTAATGCAGCGAGGCAGAAAGGTGTCAGCAGGGCGAGCACAGATCTGCCACAAAACCCCAGCGAAGATGCTGGCGCAGAGACAGATGATGGTAGAGAAAGCGATGACAGCTCAGAGGAGAGGGCACCTGCGGATGAGACCATGGTCAGCCAGGATGATGAATTTGAGTCTGCTTTCGATAGGGCCGAAGCGTTGTCAAGTCCAACACATAGACCCCATGCGAACGTATCGAGCCGTGTCAAGACCCCGGTGCCGGCCACAACGAATGACGACATTCTAAAGGATGAAGCAGCGGCGCAGACTATGCTCGCAGATGCTCGGTCGAATGCCCTCAAAGGGGGGGGCAGGCGAAAGGACGCAACTCTACAGCAGAGGCAAAATGTCAAGATTGACACAAACGATTTACAGTCTCGCATCGAATCTTGGCAGGCAGAGCTACGGCGCACCACCCAAAACCTAAGCCGACAGTCCAAGACCTCCGGTATCGAGGATCTCGAGGCCCAGGATGCCGAAGCAGCCCTGTCCTTGATCATATCAAAGTCGGACTTCGCAAAGATGACCATTGTCGGCCAGTTCAATCTTGGCTTCATCATCGCAGTTCGACACGCGGCTCGGGACCAAAACGGTGACGCAGTCGGGGACGACGAGCTCTTCATCATCGACCAACATGCGTCGGACGAAAAGTACAACTTTGAGAGACTGCAGTCCACAACGGTGGTCCAGTCTCAGAGATTGGTGCACCCGAAGCAGCTGGAACTCACAGCGCTGGAGGAAGAGATCGTCATGGAAAACGTCGCGGCCCTGGACGTCAACGGCTTCAAGGTCAGCGTGGACAGCTCGGGTGACCAACCCGTGGGAGCGAGGTGCAAGCTCCTCGCGCTACCCCTCAGCCGCGAGACGACATTCACATTGTCCGACCTCGAGGAGCTCATTTCTCTGCTCAGCGATCACCACCTCACCGAAGTCAGCAGTGCCCCTCGGCCGTCCAAGGTGCGGTCCATGTTCGCAATGAGGGCATGCCGCAGCAGCGTCATGATTGGCAAGGCTCTGGCACAACGACAGATGGAGAAGCTGGTCCGTCACATGGGCGAGTTGGATAAACCATGGAACTGTCCACATGGACGGCCGACGATGAGGCATCTCACCGGACTGGGTTCCTGGGACGACATGGGATGGAAGGAAACCGAGCCTCGGGTCGACTGGGCCAAGTACGCCCGAGCATGA
- a CDS encoding major facilitator superfamily transporter translates to MSGPREKELHRARLVASVAATVISLACGTNYVYSAWSPQFAERLKLSSTETNLIGLSANLGMYSLGVPVGMLVDHKGPRSAVIIGSVLLALGYFPFHIAYDRAAGPVPLLCFFSYLSGLGGCLAFAASVKTSALNWPHHRGTATAFPLAAFGLSAFFFSTFGSLFFPGNTSAFLALLSIGTCGLTFFGFFFLRVYPHATYHSLPASDGLSGSQQLRRTSSEEAKPNRPGYGHRSAPVEPGTSPKLNNTTTTINSTADHEPVHPEYESSAPSREADEAQIEAVEADDYEPDETSSLVSSSSSMPGDVFVQSSVDLDRSHRVDIRGWALLREIDFWQFFLIMGILTGIGLMTINNIGNDVKALWRHYDESVDEAYLITKQQMHVSILSIGSFAGRLLSGVGSDFIVKVLHGSRVWCLVASSAVFFVAQLMALHVTNPHLLGLVSGLSGIAYGFLFGVFPSIVAETFGIHGLSQNWGLMTLSPVVSGNVFNIFYGRIYDRHSVVGPDGERVCHDGLDCYRAAYLMTLGACSIGLVLTLWVIRHQRVKWAKEEKMKAEQDD, encoded by the exons ATGTCAGGTCCACGGGAGAAAGAGCTGCACCGCGCTCGGCTGGTTGCCAGCGTTGCAGCCACGGTCATTTCTCTAGCATGCGGTACCAAC TACGTTTACTCGGCATGGTCCCCTCAATTCGCCGAGCGATTGAAGCTCTCCTCGACCGAAACGAATCTCATTGGCCTTTCCGCCAATCTGGGAATGTACTCTTTGGGCGTTCCTGTCGGCATGCTCGTTGATCACAAAGGACCTCGCTCCGCCGTCATTATTGGCTCCGTCCTGCTCGCCCTCGGATACTTCCCATTCCACATCGCCTACGATCGCGCGGCTGGCCCCGTGCCGCTTCTCTGCTTCTTTTCATACCTGTCTGGCCTCGGCGGGTGTCTGGCTTTCGCCGCCTCTGTTAAGACATCCGCTCTCAATTGGCCTCATCATCGGGGGACTGCCACCGCTTTTCCCTTGGCTGCTTTTGGTCTGAGTGCCTTCTTCTTTTCGACGTTTGGGAGTCTATTCTTCCCCGGGAACACCAGCGCCTTCCTGGCCTTACTGTCCATCGGGACCTGCGGTTTAACCTTCTTCGGTTTCTTCTTCCTGCGCGTCTATCCTCATGCCACCTATCACAGTCTGCCAGCAAGCGATGGTCTTTCCGGCTCGCAACAGCTTCGACGCACTTCTTCGGAAGAGGCCAAGCCCAACCGACCCGGCTATGGGCACCGCAGCGCTCCGGTTGAACCTGGTACGTCGCccaaacttaataataccaCTACCACAATCAACTCCACCGCCGACCACGAGCCGGTTCATCCCGAGTACGAATCGTCCGCGCCGTCTCGCGAGGCTGATGAGGCGCAAATCGAAGCCGTCGAAGCCGATGATTATGAGCCCGACGAGACGTCCTCGCTGGTATCGAGCTCCTCTTCCATGCCCGGTGATGTCTTTGTGCAGAGCAGTGTTGATCTGGATCGTTCTCATCGAGTAGATATTCGTGGCTGGGCTCTTTTGCGTGAAATCGATTTTTGGCAATTCTTCCTCATCATGGGCATTCTTACTGGCATCGGTTTGATGACAATCAA CAACATTGGAAACGACGTAAAGGCCCTTTGGCGTCATTATGACGAGTCGGTGGATGAGGCCTACCTCATCACGAAGCAGCAGATGCACGTGTCCATTCTATCGATTGGTAGCTTCGCAGGCAGACTTCTCAGCG GTGTCGGCTCCGACTTTATCGTAAAGGTCCTTCACGGCAGTCGGGTGTGGTGCCTTGTGGCATCCAGTGCTGTGTTCTTCGTGGCGCAGCTCATGGCCCTCCACGTCACTAACCCTCATCTGCTTGGACTGGTTTCAGGCCTGTCTGGTATCGCGTACGGTTTTCTCTTCGGGGTCTTCCCTTCCATCGTGGCCGAAACCTTCGGCATTCACGGCCTGAGCCAGAACTGGGGGCTTATGACGCTCTCGCCCGTGGTGTCTGGTAATGTATTCAACATCTTCTACGGCAGGATCTACGACAGGCACAGCGTAGTGGGCCCGGATGGCGAGCGCGTCTGCCACGACGGGCTGGACTGCTATCGTGCGGCGTATTTGATGACACTTGGCGCATGCTCAATCGGGCTGGTGCTCACCCTATGGGTCATCCGTCACCAGCGAGTGAAGTGGGCGAAAGAGGAGAAGATGAAGGCGGAGCAGGATGACTGA
- a CDS encoding serine incorporator, protein MGALLSLPLMAVPSMGTLIGFAASCCGAATCSAVCSACGKCGNSVATRIGYAVMLLVNSILSWIMLTPWAIKKLEHLMLDYVKIDCPNGQCYGWMAVHRFNFALGLFHLILAGLLFGVTSSKNPRAAIQNGYWGPKVIVWLAFIVLSFLIPDEFFQFYGAYIARFGGMLFLILGLILLVDLAHNWAEYCLEQIEETDSKVWRTVLIGSTLGMYLASLAMTIVQYIFFAGSGCSMNQAAITINLLLWIGISFISVHPTIQEYNPKAGLAQGAMVAVYCTYLTMSAVSMEPDDKQCNPLIRAQGTRTTSIVIGAVVTMLTIAYTTTRAATQSLGLGSSGGIRLPEEDEHDLVTHQPSAQKQMRAEALRRAVEEGSLPADALLSDDESEAGGSRVHGDDERSQTQYSYTVFHIIFFLATAWIATLLTQSYDDQNADGNFAPVGRSYWASWVKIVSAWVCYAMYAWTLVAPVVLPDRFDFS, encoded by the exons ATGGGTGCTTTGCTTTCGTTGCCGCTGATGGCGGTGCCGAGCATGGGCACG CTCATCGGCTTCGCTGCCAGTTGCTGCGGTGCGGCAACTTGCTCTGCAGTCTGCAGCGCCTGTGGGAAGTGCGGCAACAG TGTCGCCACCCGTATCGGCTACGCAGTCATGCTTCTCGTCAACTCGATCCTGTCGTGGATCATGCTCACCCCGTGGGCTATCAAGAAGCTGGAACACCTTATGCTCGACTACGTCAAAATCGACTGTCCCAACGGCCAATGCTACGGGTGGATGGCGGTCCACCGCTTCAACTTCGCTCTCGGTCTCTTCCATCTCATACTCGCCGGGCTTCTGTTCGGTGTAACATCTTCCAAGAACCCTCGCGCCGCTATTCAGAATGGCTACTGGGGACCCAAAGTCATTGTGTGGCTTGCCTTCATCGTCCTCTCCTTCCTGATTCCCGACGAATTCTTCCAGTTCTACGGCGCCTATATTGCCCGATTCGGCGGCATGTTGTTCCTCATCCTCGGCCTTATCTTGCTTGTTGATCTCGCCCATAACTGGGCTGAGTATTGTCTTGAGCAGATTGAGGAAACCGACTCCAAGGTTTGGCGGACAGTCCTCATCGGCTCTACATTGGGCATGTATCTTGCTTCACTCGCCATGACCATCGTCCAGTACATCTTCTTCGCCGGATCCGGTTGCTCCATGAACCAAGCAGCGATTACGATCAACCTCCTGCTGTGGATTGGAATTTCTTTCATCTCGGTCCATCCCACCATTCAGGAATACAACCCCAAGGCTGGTCTTGCTCAGGGTGCCATGGTCGCCGTATACTGCACCTACCTTACCATGTCCGCTGTTTCGATGGAACCCGATGACAAGCAATGCAACCCCCTGATTCGCGCTCAGGGAACTCGCACCACATCCATTGTGATTGGCGCCGTCGTCACCATGCTCACAATTGCGTACACTACGACACGGGCGGCGACTCAGAGCCTTGGACTTGGTTCTTCCGGCGGCATCCGTCTCCCAGAGGAAGATGAGCACGATCTCGTCACTCACCAGCCCAGCGCCCAAAAACAGATGCGGGCGGAGGCATTACGTCGTGCCGTTGAGGAGGGAAGCTTGCCGGCGGACGCTCTCTTGTCCGACGACGAGAGCGAGGCTGGCGGCAGTCGTGTCCACGGTGACGATGAGCGCTCACAGACGCAGTACAGCTATACCGTCTTCCACATCATCTTCTTCTTAGCCACGGCGTGGATCGCGACGTTGCTAACCCAGAGCTACGACGACCAAAATGCCGATGGCAACTTTGCTCCTGTCGGCCGGTCGTACTGGGCCAGCTGGGTGAAGATTGTAAGCGCTTGGGTTTGCTACGCCATGTATGCTTGGACGCTGGTAGCTCCAGTCGTCCTCCCAGACCGCTTCGACTTTTCCTAG